One genomic segment of Acinetobacter oleivorans DR1 includes these proteins:
- a CDS encoding YccT family protein — MTLRLGVAAIGLLLSSSVFSAVTITAPEEIVILAVNGQEVNSGLFRSSKNNYKVDAGETSLSVRYQEYFEHLNGEHDIVKSGVVTIQTPALQDGKTYKLSMVDVPKDYENAKKYAEQPTVALYSANNELIVKQTGANNEAKPWFATGLLGKVTDFTTRSSKPQPEAVYASAKPTSAQVVVPTATSMAATGGAQTNDQRLVETWQKASKAERQKFMAWLAEQSN, encoded by the coding sequence ATGACTTTAAGATTAGGTGTTGCTGCAATTGGTTTGTTACTCAGTAGTTCGGTATTTTCAGCAGTTACAATTACAGCACCAGAGGAAATTGTAATCCTTGCTGTGAATGGTCAAGAAGTCAATTCTGGGTTATTTCGTTCATCTAAAAATAATTATAAAGTTGATGCGGGTGAAACTAGCTTAAGCGTGCGCTATCAAGAATATTTTGAACATTTAAATGGTGAGCATGACATTGTTAAATCTGGTGTAGTCACAATTCAAACGCCTGCATTGCAAGATGGGAAAACTTATAAGCTTTCGATGGTAGATGTACCTAAAGATTATGAAAATGCGAAAAAATATGCAGAACAACCAACAGTTGCTTTATACAGTGCAAATAATGAATTAATTGTGAAACAAACGGGCGCAAACAATGAAGCAAAACCATGGTTTGCAACTGGCTTGTTGGGTAAAGTAACTGACTTTACAACTAGATCATCTAAGCCACAGCCTGAAGCAGTATATGCATCGGCTAAACCTACTTCCGCTCAAGTTGTTGTGCCAACTGCAACGTCTATGGCAGCAACAGGTGGAGCACAAACGAATGATCAACGTTTAGTTGAAACTTGGCAGAAAGCATCTAAAGCTGAGCGTCAAAAATTCATGGCATGGTTAGCTGAACAATCAAATTAA
- a CDS encoding GNAT family N-acetyltransferase encodes MNNLKFRLSSFADIPQLVDLINKSYREQQGRSWTTELGWVKGLRITEHQLEEQLQLRNSTLLIAETEFSKIVACIGLTFENSQVEIGTFCTDPQVQNMRVGRSVLEYAEQYALKEDPHLTNAVMHVLDVRSELIAYYERRGYVKTGNEQSYPVDANVGVPRVPIKLVEMKKDLI; translated from the coding sequence ATGAATAATTTAAAATTTCGTTTATCTTCATTTGCTGATATTCCACAGCTTGTAGATTTAATTAATAAGTCTTATCGAGAACAGCAGGGTCGAAGTTGGACAACAGAGCTCGGGTGGGTAAAAGGACTGCGTATTACAGAGCATCAATTAGAAGAACAACTACAACTTAGGAATTCAACATTATTGATAGCGGAAACTGAATTTTCCAAAATTGTTGCGTGTATTGGGCTCACATTTGAAAATAGTCAGGTTGAGATTGGAACATTCTGTACGGATCCTCAAGTTCAGAATATGCGAGTGGGTCGGTCTGTTTTAGAATATGCAGAGCAATACGCATTGAAAGAAGATCCACATCTGACAAACGCCGTAATGCATGTACTCGATGTCCGTTCTGAGTTGATAGCTTATTATGAAAGACGTGGATATGTGAAAACGGGAAATGAACAGTCATATCCAGTTGATGCAAATGTAGGTGTGCCAAGGGTGCCTATTAAGTTGGTTGAAATGAAAAAAGACCTCATTTGA
- a CDS encoding aspartate aminotransferase family protein: protein MTDITLAPIQPDQPSHLMATYGRQAISFVRGRGAYLYTEDGTEYLDALTGIAVCGLGHAHPVIAEAIAEQAATLVHTSNLFEIPWQTAAAQKLAEVSGMEEIFFSNSGAESNEGAIKIARKFGTQQGVRLPKIIVAEQSFHGRTLATLSATGNKKVQDGFAPLTNDFIRVPFGDVEAIQEAALQHPDIVAILIEPIQGEGGINTAPQGFSYLEEVRNICNQHNWLMMLDEIQTGNGRTGKYFAYQHTNIVPDVLTTAKGLGNGFPVGAVMTQGKAVGLLGPGSHGSTYGGTVLGSRVVYTVIDTIQKENAVENAAVVGRYIVDQLRTQLADKNVQVRGFGMMIGIQLPKDCAELVAIARDQHKLIINVTAGSVVRLLPPINMTQAQADDLLERLVALINNYL, encoded by the coding sequence ATGACTGATATTACCCTAGCTCCAATACAACCTGATCAACCATCACACTTAATGGCTACTTATGGTCGCCAAGCGATCAGTTTTGTACGAGGCCGAGGGGCATATCTATATACTGAGGATGGTACGGAATATCTAGATGCTTTAACGGGTATTGCTGTATGTGGTTTAGGTCATGCTCACCCAGTTATTGCAGAAGCAATTGCTGAACAAGCTGCAACACTTGTGCACACAAGTAATCTATTTGAAATTCCTTGGCAAACTGCTGCTGCTCAGAAGCTTGCAGAGGTTTCTGGTATGGAAGAAATCTTCTTTTCAAATAGTGGTGCTGAGTCAAATGAAGGTGCGATTAAGATTGCTCGTAAATTTGGTACTCAACAAGGTGTACGTTTGCCAAAGATTATTGTGGCAGAACAATCTTTTCATGGTCGTACTTTAGCAACACTTTCAGCAACTGGTAATAAGAAAGTACAAGATGGCTTTGCTCCTTTAACCAATGATTTTATTCGTGTGCCATTTGGTGATGTAGAAGCAATTCAAGAAGCTGCATTGCAGCATCCAGATATTGTTGCGATTTTGATTGAACCAATTCAAGGTGAGGGTGGTATTAATACTGCTCCCCAAGGCTTTAGCTATCTTGAAGAAGTTCGCAATATTTGTAATCAGCATAACTGGCTTATGATGCTAGATGAAATTCAAACAGGTAATGGGCGTACTGGTAAATATTTTGCATATCAGCATACCAACATTGTGCCTGATGTCTTGACGACTGCGAAAGGACTTGGAAATGGTTTTCCAGTAGGTGCTGTAATGACACAAGGTAAAGCTGTTGGTTTATTAGGACCTGGTAGTCATGGTTCTACCTATGGCGGTACTGTATTAGGTTCTCGTGTGGTTTATACGGTAATCGATACAATTCAAAAAGAAAATGCTGTAGAAAATGCGGCAGTAGTAGGACGCTATATTGTGGATCAACTTCGCACACAGTTAGCTGACAAGAATGTTCAGGTGCGTGGTTTTGGTATGATGATTGGTATTCAATTACCTAAAGACTGTGCTGAACTCGTTGCGATTGCTCGTGATCAGCACAAGCTTATTATCAACGTTACAGCAGGTTCTGTGGTTCGTCTTTTACCGCCAATTAATATGACTCAAGCACAAGCTGATGACTTATTAGAACGTTTAGTTGCTTTGATTAACAATTATCTTTAA
- the grxD gene encoding Grx4 family monothiol glutaredoxin: MTEQARDTEALIRDQIAKHPVLLYMKGTPQFPQCGFSARAVEALSQIGRPFAYVNILENPDIRAMLPAIANWPTFPQLWVNGELIGGSDIMLEMFQNGELKPLVEQYSAAPEA, encoded by the coding sequence ATGACTGAACAAGCACGTGATACTGAAGCGTTAATCCGCGATCAAATTGCGAAGCATCCCGTTTTACTTTACATGAAAGGCACTCCACAGTTTCCACAATGTGGTTTCTCTGCACGTGCTGTAGAGGCGCTCAGTCAAATTGGTCGTCCATTTGCATATGTAAATATTCTGGAAAATCCTGATATTCGTGCAATGTTACCAGCAATTGCGAATTGGCCTACATTCCCGCAACTTTGGGTAAATGGCGAACTTATTGGCGGTAGCGATATTATGCTAGAAATGTTCCAAAATGGTGAATTAAAACCATTAGTTGAACAATATAGCGCTGCACCAGAAGCGTAA
- a CDS encoding nitroreductase family protein, whose translation MSTFLDKIKNRRTIYAIGKNVALDRTKIEETIREAVKHSPSAFNSQSSRVVTLYGESHAKFWNLVREALRKIVPAEAFAGTNTKIDSFVAGVGTVLFYEDQAVVKSLQEQFELYADNFPVWSEHSSAIAQFATWTALSELGLGASLQHYNPIVDAEAAEAFDVPATWKLRAQLVFGSVEAPAGEKAFINDADRFKTFN comes from the coding sequence ATGTCTACTTTCTTAGATAAAATTAAAAATCGTCGTACTATTTATGCAATTGGTAAAAATGTTGCATTAGATCGCACTAAAATCGAAGAAACTATTCGTGAAGCGGTTAAACATAGTCCTTCAGCTTTTAACTCGCAGTCTTCACGTGTGGTGACACTATATGGTGAATCACATGCTAAATTCTGGAATTTGGTTCGTGAAGCATTACGTAAAATTGTTCCTGCTGAAGCTTTTGCTGGTACAAACACAAAAATTGATAGCTTTGTAGCTGGCGTTGGTACGGTTTTATTTTATGAAGACCAAGCCGTTGTTAAAAGCTTACAAGAGCAATTCGAATTATATGCAGATAACTTCCCAGTATGGTCTGAACATTCAAGTGCAATTGCTCAATTTGCAACTTGGACTGCGCTTTCAGAGCTTGGTTTAGGTGCATCTTTACAGCACTATAACCCGATTGTTGATGCTGAAGCTGCTGAAGCTTTTGATGTTCCTGCAACTTGGAAACTACGTGCTCAATTAGTATTTGGTTCAGTTGAAGCACCAGCAGGCGAAAAAGCATTTATTAATGATGCTGATCGTTTCAAAACTTTCAACTAA
- a CDS encoding cytochrome ubiquinol oxidase subunit I: protein MISESVVDLSRFQFAMTAMYHFLFVPLTLGLAFILAIMETTYVISGKEIYKDMTKFWGKLFGINFALGVTTGLTMEFQFGTNWAYYSHYVGDIFGAPLAIEGLMAFFLESTFIGLFFFGWDRLTKVQHLGVTWLVALGSNMSALWILVANGWMQNPVGAAFNFETMRMELVDFGALIFNPVAQVKFVHTVSAGYVTGAIFVLAISSYYLLKKRDLPFARRSFAIAAIFGLASTLSVILLGDESGYELGDVQKTKLAAIEAEWDTHPAPAPFTLFGVPNHEEMRTDYAVKIPYALGLIATRSTTKEVTGLKDLMQQHEVRIRNGMLAYAELEKLRAGDRSPELLASFEKNQKDLGYGLLLKKYAPNVVDASEQNIKAAVKDTVPNVTALFFSFRAMVASGFLMLLLFILATWAVAKRNAENKPWLLKYALFALPLPWIAAQTGWYVAEGGRQPWSIGEILPTHLSTSSLSTGDVWGSILALAAFYTALLIIEMYLMIKFARLGPSSLHTGKYHFEKQEPKTAVNGEALS from the coding sequence ATGATTTCTGAAAGCGTGGTTGATCTTTCGCGGTTTCAATTTGCAATGACCGCAATGTATCACTTTCTTTTCGTCCCTTTAACTTTAGGTTTGGCATTTATTCTTGCCATCATGGAAACCACTTATGTCATTTCTGGTAAAGAAATTTACAAAGATATGACTAAATTTTGGGGAAAATTATTTGGTATTAACTTTGCTTTAGGGGTTACGACTGGCCTAACAATGGAGTTCCAGTTTGGAACAAACTGGGCTTATTACTCACACTATGTAGGTGATATTTTCGGTGCACCATTAGCAATTGAAGGCCTTATGGCATTCTTCCTTGAATCGACATTTATAGGTCTATTTTTCTTTGGATGGGACCGGTTAACTAAGGTTCAGCATCTAGGCGTAACATGGTTAGTCGCTCTAGGTTCCAACATGTCAGCGCTCTGGATTTTAGTGGCGAATGGTTGGATGCAAAACCCAGTAGGTGCTGCATTTAACTTTGAAACGATGCGTATGGAATTAGTTGATTTCGGCGCGCTTATCTTTAACCCTGTAGCTCAGGTTAAATTTGTACACACTGTATCTGCGGGATATGTAACTGGTGCAATTTTTGTACTTGCTATCTCAAGCTACTACTTGCTTAAAAAACGTGATCTACCTTTTGCACGTCGTTCATTTGCAATTGCTGCAATTTTCGGTCTTGCATCTACACTTTCAGTGATTTTGTTAGGCGATGAATCTGGCTATGAGCTAGGGGATGTTCAAAAAACTAAACTCGCTGCGATTGAAGCCGAATGGGATACTCACCCTGCTCCGGCTCCATTTACCTTGTTTGGCGTACCCAATCATGAAGAAATGCGCACAGATTATGCAGTTAAAATTCCATATGCATTAGGTTTAATTGCAACTCGCTCAACAACCAAAGAAGTTACTGGTCTTAAAGACCTCATGCAACAGCATGAAGTCCGTATTCGTAACGGTATGCTTGCCTATGCTGAACTTGAAAAATTACGTGCAGGCGATCGCTCACCAGAGTTATTGGCTTCTTTTGAAAAAAATCAAAAAGATCTAGGTTATGGTCTGCTTCTTAAGAAATATGCACCCAATGTAGTTGATGCAAGCGAGCAAAATATTAAAGCTGCTGTAAAAGATACTGTTCCAAATGTTACAGCGCTATTTTTCTCTTTCCGCGCAATGGTTGCCTCTGGCTTCTTAATGCTATTACTTTTCATTTTAGCGACTTGGGCTGTAGCAAAAAGAAATGCTGAAAATAAACCTTGGCTACTTAAATATGCATTATTTGCACTGCCGCTTCCTTGGATTGCTGCACAAACTGGTTGGTATGTAGCTGAAGGCGGCCGTCAACCATGGTCAATTGGTGAAATCTTACCAACTCACCTATCTACTTCTAGCTTAAGTACTGGTGATGTATGGGGTTCGATTCTTGCTTTAGCAGCGTTCTATACAGCTCTTTTAATTATTGAAATGTATTTAATGATCAAGTTTGCTCGTTTAGGGCCAAGTTCTCTGCACACTGGCAAATATCATTTTGAAAAGCAAGAACCGAAAACAGCTGTTAATGGGGAGGCCTTATCATGA
- the cydB gene encoding cytochrome d ubiquinol oxidase subunit II, whose product MIEYELLKIIWWVLVGVLLIGFALTDGFDMGSMALMPFVGKTDSERRAAINTIAPHWDGNQVWFITAGGALFAAWPMVYSVAFSGMYWALLLVLFALFLRPVGFDYRSKLDNTKWRNSWDWGLCIGGAVPAFVFGVAFGNLFLGLPFGLDDTLRSEYTGSFFALLNPFALVCGVVSLSMLCAHGGAWLMLRTDEALKQRSAKATQIMAIIFLICFLVIGAWLYFGQVPGYSYAVAIDPNAALNPLAKEVVTNSNPGWMNNYNTYPVTKVAPVLAILGAIIAIFASSKAKAGLSFTGTSLMIVGAILTAGFALFPFLLPSSINPNSSLTMWDAVSSHLTLGVMTVAACIFVPLILIYTSWSYYKMWGVITNKHIESNSHSLY is encoded by the coding sequence ATGATTGAATATGAATTATTAAAAATCATTTGGTGGGTGTTAGTTGGCGTACTACTGATCGGCTTTGCTCTGACTGATGGCTTCGATATGGGTTCTATGGCTCTCATGCCTTTCGTTGGAAAAACTGATAGCGAACGCCGTGCTGCAATCAACACGATTGCGCCACACTGGGATGGTAATCAGGTCTGGTTTATTACGGCAGGCGGTGCACTATTTGCTGCTTGGCCAATGGTCTATTCAGTTGCCTTCTCTGGCATGTACTGGGCACTGTTATTAGTTTTATTCGCCCTCTTCTTAAGACCTGTTGGCTTCGATTATCGCTCTAAACTAGATAATACCAAGTGGCGTAATTCTTGGGATTGGGGCCTGTGCATTGGTGGTGCCGTTCCAGCGTTTGTGTTTGGTGTAGCGTTCGGCAACTTATTTCTAGGACTACCATTCGGGTTAGACGATACTTTACGCTCCGAATATACTGGCAGCTTTTTTGCCCTTCTTAACCCCTTTGCTCTAGTTTGCGGTGTGGTAAGTCTGTCTATGCTTTGTGCACATGGCGGTGCATGGCTCATGTTGCGTACAGATGAAGCTTTAAAACAACGCTCTGCCAAAGCTACTCAAATTATGGCAATTATATTTTTAATTTGTTTCCTTGTGATTGGAGCGTGGCTCTATTTCGGGCAAGTTCCTGGTTATAGCTATGCTGTTGCCATAGATCCAAATGCTGCACTCAACCCTTTAGCTAAAGAAGTGGTGACTAATAGCAATCCTGGTTGGATGAATAATTACAACACCTATCCAGTGACTAAAGTTGCTCCAGTTCTTGCAATATTAGGCGCCATCATTGCAATTTTTGCATCTTCAAAAGCAAAAGCAGGCTTAAGTTTTACTGGCACAAGTTTAATGATTGTAGGAGCAATTTTAACTGCTGGTTTTGCTCTATTTCCGTTCCTGCTTCCATCTAGTATTAATCCCAACTCGAGCTTGACGATGTGGGATGCTGTCTCAAGTCACCTTACTTTAGGCGTTATGACGGTTGCTGCGTGCATTTTTGTTCCTCTTATTTTGATCTATACCAGTTGGTCTTATTACAAAATGTGGGGAGTCATTACCAACAAACACATCGAGTCAAACTCGCATAGCTTGTATTAA
- a CDS encoding cyd operon YbgE family protein, translating to MMAKAMTASNHRKAQAFTMALSFLLALPLAAILLVYPSLMLDANGHYNHSQLMLVMIGISGGFIYGVGFVPNFWLWKWLFSPWVAWPLMLLGYYIWFLT from the coding sequence ATGATGGCAAAAGCAATGACAGCATCAAATCATCGAAAAGCTCAAGCATTTACAATGGCCCTTTCTTTTCTGTTGGCATTGCCTCTTGCTGCAATTTTGTTGGTTTATCCTTCACTCATGCTAGATGCTAATGGACACTACAATCATAGCCAGCTTATGCTGGTGATGATTGGTATTTCTGGTGGCTTTATTTATGGAGTGGGTTTCGTACCCAACTTCTGGCTATGGAAATGGCTATTCAGCCCATGGGTGGCTTGGCCTCTCATGCTTTTAGGCTATTACATCTGGTTTCTAACCTAA
- the ftsY gene encoding signal recognition particle-docking protein FtsY, translating to MEQQSNMQNKFLIDAEIGDDDVTLPNLPAIDVPIVESPVKSQENIEAAKVELASTEAAVEQPKTGFFGRMKEGLTKTRRNFADGMVNILIGGKEIDDELLEEVEEQLLVADIGVEATKTIITNLTERTARGDLIYSHSLYKALQEELVALLAPRVKPLHIDPNKSPYVILMVGVNGVGKTTTIGKLAKRLQGEGKKVMLAAGDTFRAAATEQLQIWGERNDISVVAQGHGADSASVIFDAFESARAKGIDVLIADTAGRLHNKSNLMEELKKVKRVMQKIDATAPHEIMLVVDAGTGQNAINQVQEFDQAVGLTGITITKLDGTAKGGVLFNIASRTHVPIRFIGVGEKIDDLRPFSAKSFVAALFETDK from the coding sequence ATGGAGCAACAATCGAATATGCAAAATAAATTCTTGATAGATGCTGAGATCGGTGATGACGATGTCACATTACCTAATTTACCTGCTATCGATGTTCCCATCGTTGAATCTCCTGTTAAATCGCAAGAAAATATTGAAGCAGCCAAAGTTGAATTAGCTTCTACAGAAGCTGCGGTTGAACAACCAAAAACCGGTTTTTTTGGCCGAATGAAAGAGGGTTTAACCAAAACTCGTCGTAATTTCGCTGATGGTATGGTCAATATCTTGATTGGCGGAAAAGAAATTGACGATGAGTTACTCGAAGAAGTCGAAGAGCAATTATTAGTTGCAGATATTGGTGTTGAAGCTACTAAAACGATTATTACCAATTTAACAGAGCGTACAGCTCGTGGTGATTTGATCTATTCCCACTCTCTATATAAAGCGTTGCAAGAAGAGTTGGTTGCTTTGTTGGCCCCACGTGTTAAACCTTTGCATATTGATCCTAACAAATCACCTTATGTGATTTTAATGGTTGGGGTAAATGGTGTTGGTAAAACTACAACGATTGGTAAATTAGCGAAACGTTTGCAAGGCGAAGGTAAAAAAGTGATGTTGGCTGCTGGGGATACTTTCCGTGCTGCAGCGACAGAACAATTACAGATCTGGGGTGAACGTAATGATATCTCTGTGGTAGCTCAAGGTCACGGAGCTGATAGTGCTTCTGTTATTTTTGATGCTTTTGAAAGTGCTCGTGCTAAAGGAATTGACGTATTAATCGCAGATACAGCAGGTCGTTTACATAATAAAAGCAACTTAATGGAAGAACTTAAAAAAGTTAAACGGGTTATGCAAAAAATTGATGCAACTGCGCCTCATGAAATTATGTTGGTAGTAGATGCGGGTACAGGGCAAAACGCGATTAACCAAGTGCAAGAGTTTGACCAAGCTGTGGGTTTAACTGGTATTACCATTACCAAACTGGATGGGACTGCGAAAGGTGGCGTGCTCTTTAATATTGCAAGTCGTACCCATGTGCCAATTCGTTTTATTGGTGTTGGTGAAAAAATTGATGATTTAAGACCATTCTCGGCTAAATCATTTGTTGCGGCGCTGTTTGAAACTGATAAGTAA
- the map gene encoding type I methionyl aminopeptidase: MRASTVTIKTEQDLEKLRVSGRLAAQVLEMIEAYIKPGVSTEYLDNLCNDYIVNNLKVIPANVGYHGFTKTICTSVNEVVCHGIPSPNKILKDGDIINIDVAIIKDGYFGDTSRMYFVGNVNPQAKKLVDTTYEAMVAGIHTVKPGATLGDIGYAIQSVAHREGYSIVREYCGHGIGKVYHEQPNVLHYGQRGQGLVLKKGMVFTIEPMVNAGRPQVKELNDGWTVITQDHSLSAQWEHMVAVTETGFELLTPWPEGVGSYPAI; the protein is encoded by the coding sequence ATGAGAGCTTCTACTGTTACCATTAAAACTGAACAAGATCTGGAAAAGTTAAGAGTTTCTGGACGCTTGGCTGCACAAGTTTTAGAAATGATAGAGGCCTATATAAAACCGGGCGTATCTACTGAGTATTTAGATAACCTCTGTAATGACTATATTGTAAATAATTTAAAAGTTATTCCTGCTAATGTGGGATATCACGGTTTTACAAAAACGATATGTACTTCAGTCAATGAAGTTGTTTGCCATGGCATACCATCGCCGAATAAAATTTTAAAAGATGGCGATATTATTAATATTGATGTCGCAATTATTAAAGATGGTTATTTTGGTGATACGAGCCGCATGTATTTTGTGGGTAATGTAAATCCACAAGCAAAAAAATTAGTTGATACAACTTATGAGGCCATGGTTGCAGGTATTCACACTGTTAAGCCAGGAGCTACATTAGGTGATATTGGTTATGCTATTCAGTCGGTTGCTCATCGAGAAGGCTATAGTATTGTTCGAGAATATTGTGGACATGGGATTGGTAAGGTCTATCATGAACAACCTAATGTTTTGCATTACGGGCAGCGCGGGCAAGGCTTAGTCTTAAAGAAAGGAATGGTTTTTACCATTGAGCCAATGGTAAATGCAGGTCGACCGCAAGTGAAAGAGTTAAATGATGGATGGACTGTCATTACTCAAGATCATTCATTATCTGCTCAATGGGAACATATGGTTGCAGTAACAGAAACTGGTTTTGAACTATTGACCCCATGGCCTGAAGGTGTGGGAAGCTATCCTGCAATTTGA
- a CDS encoding LysR family transcriptional regulator — translation MLTDLDDFYCFALVVEHGGFSAAERVTDIPKSKLSRRVYSLEENLGVRLIQRSSRHFAVTDIGMDIYRHAQVMMNAAQAAHDLVDHLSIQPRGVVKVSVPVDIAQNQLPKILPAFLKKYPEIRLQLMVSNRRVDVINEGIDIALRVRSKLDDDPSLVLRQFALIEQSLFASQAYLNEFGDIKNPEQLSEHRILSLSEEHLDQQFILHGPDNQQKKVKVSPTVMGTNIYMLAQLASQNCGIALLPDTAAEDFVKSGQLVQILPDWKAAHGIFHAVYPSRRGLLPAVRVFIDYLVENLSER, via the coding sequence ATGCTCACCGATCTTGATGATTTTTATTGTTTTGCTCTTGTTGTTGAGCATGGTGGCTTTAGTGCTGCTGAGCGTGTAACGGATATACCAAAATCAAAATTAAGTCGCCGCGTTTACAGCTTAGAAGAAAACTTAGGGGTCCGTTTAATCCAACGTAGTTCTCGTCATTTTGCTGTTACAGATATTGGGATGGATATTTACAGACATGCTCAAGTCATGATGAATGCTGCTCAAGCTGCCCATGATTTGGTTGATCACTTAAGTATTCAACCTAGAGGTGTAGTGAAGGTTAGCGTTCCTGTTGATATTGCTCAAAATCAACTTCCAAAAATCCTACCTGCTTTCTTAAAAAAATATCCAGAAATTCGTTTGCAACTGATGGTCAGTAACCGTCGAGTAGATGTGATTAATGAAGGGATTGATATCGCATTACGAGTTCGCTCAAAACTGGATGACGATCCAAGTTTAGTTCTTAGACAGTTTGCACTTATAGAACAAAGCCTATTCGCAAGTCAGGCCTATTTAAATGAGTTTGGGGATATAAAAAATCCTGAGCAACTCAGTGAACACCGTATTTTAAGTTTGTCTGAAGAGCATCTCGATCAACAATTCATCCTGCATGGACCTGACAATCAACAGAAAAAAGTGAAAGTTAGCCCAACAGTAATGGGAACAAATATCTATATGCTCGCCCAACTTGCGAGTCAAAATTGTGGTATTGCATTGTTACCTGACACAGCGGCTGAAGATTTTGTGAAATCGGGGCAGCTTGTACAAATCTTGCCAGATTGGAAAGCAGCTCACGGTATATTCCATGCCGTATATCCATCACGCCGAGGATTACTACCTGCTGTTCGAGTATTTATTGATTATTTAGTAGAAAATCTTTCTGAGCGTTAA
- a CDS encoding SEL1-like repeat protein, whose protein sequence is MIQRISHHDLEHVYATAVNTIHSQMNFQDAVAQLEEVARAGHGKAALFLAELYYQGFRVERDSLKAQYWQKLATMQA, encoded by the coding sequence ATGATTCAACGTATCTCTCATCATGATTTAGAACATGTATATGCAACTGCAGTAAACACAATTCACTCTCAAATGAATTTCCAAGATGCGGTTGCACAGTTAGAAGAAGTTGCTCGCGCTGGGCATGGTAAAGCCGCTCTATTCTTAGCAGAATTATATTATCAAGGTTTCCGTGTTGAACGTGACTCACTTAAAGCACAATACTGGCAAAAGTTAGCCACAATGCAAGCATAA
- the cydX gene encoding cytochrome bd-I oxidase subunit CydX, with protein sequence MWYFAWILGILMACFAGVLSALYIEHHQNLDEE encoded by the coding sequence ATGTGGTATTTCGCATGGATCCTAGGCATTTTGATGGCATGTTTTGCGGGTGTACTCAGTGCACTTTATATCGAACATCATCAAAATTTAGATGAGGAATAA
- a CDS encoding CBS domain-containing protein produces MTIVAQVIKNKSEQDIFTISPEATVLEAIKIMADKGIGALVVAEGEKVVGILSERDYTRKVTLMERSSYSTTVAEIMTSKVLTVSLNNTVEECLQLMTDRHLRHLPVLDNEKLVGFISIGDLVKAAMEDQKNLIEQLKQYISG; encoded by the coding sequence ATGACAATCGTTGCACAAGTAATCAAAAACAAATCAGAGCAAGATATTTTTACAATTTCTCCTGAAGCCACTGTCCTTGAAGCGATTAAGATCATGGCTGATAAAGGAATTGGTGCGTTAGTGGTAGCCGAAGGTGAAAAAGTTGTCGGAATTTTATCTGAACGTGACTACACGCGAAAAGTAACACTGATGGAACGTTCTTCATATAGCACTACAGTTGCTGAAATTATGACATCTAAGGTGCTTACTGTAAGTCTAAACAACACAGTTGAAGAGTGTTTACAGCTTATGACAGATCGCCACTTACGTCACTTACCTGTATTAGACAATGAAAAATTAGTTGGTTTTATCTCTATTGGTGACTTGGTAAAAGCAGCAATGGAAGACCAGAAAAATTTAATTGAACAGTTAAAGCAGTATATCTCTGGTTAA
- a CDS encoding DUF2750 domain-containing protein, giving the protein MNSLSNLQPVSKDLMIKIYILRTMMYCGVLWGLFHQGWAIKSDQEDFIFPFWLNGLQAHRYAKEHWPHYKPRRITPKDFHESLLPTLTRLNVTPALFNSSHRKLKLSTQQMQHFFFKQPHWQGA; this is encoded by the coding sequence ATGAATAGTTTAAGCAATCTGCAACCGGTTTCAAAAGACTTGATGATTAAAATTTATATTTTAAGAACCATGATGTATTGCGGAGTTCTCTGGGGATTATTTCATCAGGGCTGGGCAATTAAATCAGATCAAGAAGACTTTATTTTTCCTTTTTGGCTCAATGGATTGCAAGCTCACCGCTACGCTAAAGAACATTGGCCACATTACAAACCTAGAAGAATTACTCCTAAAGATTTTCACGAGTCTTTATTACCAACTTTAACTCGACTCAACGTTACACCAGCTTTGTTTAATTCTTCTCATCGCAAGTTGAAATTATCTACACAACAAATGCAACATTTCTTTTTTAAACAGCCGCACTGGCAAGGAGCCTAA